The Chloroflexota bacterium genomic sequence CTGCGCCAAAGAAGGCCGTCGCCGCCAAGGCGCCCAAGAAGACGGTCAAGGCTGCGCCTGCCAAGAAGCCCGTGAAGGCCAAGGTTGCTCCAAAGCGCCCAGCAAAGGCCGCCCCCAAAGCCAAGCCCGCAACCAAGGGCAAGGCCAAACCCGCCCCCAAGCCGATCAAGAAGGCCGTCAAAGCGGCGCCGCCAAAGAAGGCGGTAAAGGCCCTGCCTAAGCCCGCAACCAAGGGCAAGGCTGCGCCTCCTGCCAAGGCCGTCAAGCAGGCTCCAAAGCCTGCTCCCGCCAAGGCCGCCCCCAAGGCGGCGGAGAAGGCCCAGGCTGTAAAGCCTGCCAAGGCTCCCGCGCCCGCGAAGGCCGCTCCTGCGGCGAAAGCCGCGCCCACCGCCTCTGCAGAAAAGTCCGGCCTCAAGACCCCAAAAGTCTCCAAGGGCAAGACCTCCAAGAAAGACGTCCTGGAGCTCATCGTCGGCAAGAACGGCAAGGACGAGGAGATCGGCGGCGTTTACCTTGTTGACATGGAGAAGGAGCCGGCGGGTCCCGACCAGGAACAGCCGAACGAGAAGGACCTGGCGGAGGAGCCCGAAGTTGACCTGGAAGCCGCCATCCGCATCGAAGACCATGAGATGCTGGACGACCCCGTCCGCATGTATCTCCGCGAGATCGGCCGCGTGAGCCTGCTGACCGCCCAGGACGAGCGCGTCCTGGCCCGCAAGATGGAGGCCACGCGCCACCTGCGCAAGCTCGAGAAGATCTTCCAAGAGGCCAATAACCGCCAGCCTGACGCCTGGGAAATCGTCGTCATGATGCTGGAGCAGGTCGAAGCCTCCCAGCCGCTCCTGGCCGCCTTCGCCAAGAACCTGGAGATCACCAAGAACCCGGCCCTGGGCGTCCTGACGGGCGAGCGCGGCCTTGCCTCCAAGCTGGAAGGGGAGCCGAACCCCGAAGCCCTGGCCGCCATCGCCAAGCAGCGGGGCGCCGATACCATCGCCGTTCGGGACGAGATCGTCCAGATGGCCGTCAACGCGCGCCTCCTGCCGCCGGACGCCGTGGACATCATCGGCGAAGAGGTCCCCGTCAACGCCATCTCCCATGACCTCAAGCGGGAGGCCGTCCGCAAGGAGCTTCGCAGCCACGAGCCCAGCTTCCGCAGCCACTTCAACGGCCTGCGGGACGAAGGCAACCGCGCCCAGCGCCACCTGACGGAGGCCAACCTCCGCCTGGTGGTCAGCGTCGCCAAAAAGTACATCGGCCGCGGCATGTCCCTCCTGGACCTGATCCAGGAAGGGAACATCGGCCTCATCCGTGCCGTGGAGAAGTTCGAATACCGCAAAGGCTATAAGTTCAGCACCTATGCCACCTGGTGGATCCGCCAGGCCATCACCCGCGCCATCGCCGACCAGGCCCGCACCATCCGCATCCCCGTCCACATGGTGGAGACCATCAACAAGCTCCTCCGCGTCAGCCGCCGCCTGGTCCAGGAGTACGGCCGCGAGCCCACCAGCGAAGAGATCAGCGCCGATATGGACATCCCGGCGGAGAAGGTGCGGGAAATCATCAAGATCTCCCAAGAGCCCGTCTCCCTTGAGACGCCCATCGGCGAAGAGGAAGACAGCCACCTGGGCGACTTCATTGAAGACCGCACCGCCCTCGCGCCCGCCGATGCCGCCTCCCACCAGCTCCTTAAGGAGCAGGTGGAGCGCGTCTTAGGGACGCTGAACGACCGCGAGCGCCGCGTCCTCCAGCTTCGCTTTGGGCTGGAAGACGGCCGCAGCCGCACCTTGGAAGAGGTGGGCCGCGAGTTCAACGTCACCCGCGAGCGCATCCGCCAGATCGAGGCCAAGGCCCTGCGGAAGCTCCGCCACCCCACCCGCAGCAAGAAGCTTAAAGACTTCTTGGAATAGCGCAAGCCGCCATAGCGCGCATGAAAAGGCCCCCGGCTATCGGGGGCCTTTTGCTTTCCCTATCCACAGCTGATAGACCTCGCGCCGCGGCCTGCCCGTCTGCCGCGCGATCTCGCCCACCGCCTCGTTCGGCGCCACGCCGCTCCGGCGGAACTGCTCCACGAGCCTCGCCACATCCTGCTCCGCCATCGCCGCAGGCGCGCTTTCGCCCGCCCCGCCGATGACCAGTGTGAACTCCCCCTTCGGCGCGGCGAAGCGCTCCGCCGCCTCCTGCGCCGTCCCGCGGAAGACCTCTTCATGGAGCTTCGTTAGCTCCCGGCAGACCGCGATGGGCCGCTCCGCGCCGAGTATCGCGGCGATATCCTTCAGCGCGCCCTGCACCCGGTGCGGCGATTCAAAGGCCACCAGCGTCCACGGCTGGCGCGCCAACGACTCCAACAGCCTGCGACGCTCGCCGGGCGCGCGCGGCAGGAAGCCGATGAAGGTGAAGCGGTCCGAAGGCAGGCCGGAGAGCGCGACGGCTGTCGGCACCGCCGAAGGGCCGGGGATGACTTCCACCCGGATGCCCTGCTCGATCGCCGCGCGCACCAGGCCGAAGCCCGGGTCGCTGATGGAGGGCATGCCCGCCTCAGTGATGAGCGCCACGTCATGCCGGCGCAGGCGCTCCAGAAGCTGGGCAACTTTGCCGCCGGCCCCCTGCTCGTGATAGCTCACAAGGGGTGTCGAGATGCCGTGGCGCTGGAAGAGGACCTTGGCCCTTCGCGTATCCTCAGCCGCCGCCAGCGGCGCTTCCTTGAGGATGCGCAGCGCGCGAAGGGTGATATCCTCCAAGTTGCCGATGGGCGTCCCTACCAGATAGAGCGTCGGCACTTGGCTCCTCTCCTCTGTCCCATCCTAGTAGGGATCGGCCTATCCCTTCCGAGGGACGACCGTGCCTGGCACGGGAGAAGGCCGCCCCGCCCTCTCACAACCCAATGATAAGCCCGCGCTCCATGCCGCCCAGATCGCGGTAGGCCGTCACCGTCGCCGTTGGGAAATAGCCCTTGGCTATGGCCGCCGCCCGCTCGGCCTGCCCTTCGCCAAGCTCCAGCACCAGCCACCTGGGCCTCTGGGCCAGCGCGAACGTCTGGCTCAGGAGCCGCGCAACCGTCTCCAGGCCGTCGCCCTCCGCAAAGAGGGCCTGCGGCGGCTCAAAGAGCCGGACCTCCGGCTGGAGCGATCCGGCTTCGCCGTGGGCGATATACGGCAGGTTCGCTACGATGATGTCCACCGGCGTTACAAGAGGCGTCAGCAGGTCGCCGTGCAGGAAGTGCACCCGGCCCTCAACGCCGTGGCGGCGGGCGTTCGCGGCGGCGACCTCCAGCGCATCCTTCGAGATGTCTATGGCGTAGAGCGCCGCCTTGGGCAGGTTCGCCGCCAGGCTCACTGCGATTGCCCCGCTCCCGGTTCCCACATCGGCGATGGCGCATGACCCGCGGTACGGCCCGCGGGCGATGTCCAGCGCCAGCTCCACCAGCGTCTCCGTCTCCTGTCGCGGCACAAGGACGCGGTGGTCCACCGTGAAGTCCAGGCCGAAGAACTCGCGCCGGCCCGTGATATAGGCCAGCGGCTCCCGCTGAAGCCGCCGTTCCAG encodes the following:
- the rsmI gene encoding 16S rRNA (cytidine(1402)-2'-O)-methyltransferase, translated to MPTLYLVGTPIGNLEDITLRALRILKEAPLAAAEDTRRAKVLFQRHGISTPLVSYHEQGAGGKVAQLLERLRRHDVALITEAGMPSISDPGFGLVRAAIEQGIRVEVIPGPSAVPTAVALSGLPSDRFTFIGFLPRAPGERRRLLESLARQPWTLVAFESPHRVQGALKDIAAILGAERPIAVCRELTKLHEEVFRGTAQEAAERFAAPKGEFTLVIGGAGESAPAAMAEQDVARLVEQFRRSGVAPNEAVGEIARQTGRPRREVYQLWIGKAKGPR
- the prmC gene encoding peptide chain release factor N(5)-glutamine methyltransferase, producing the protein MAAAGGGDGVKTAEALRAARTALEEAGIQEARLEAEVLVMHAAERTRESLYASLGEPVTITARERLGGYLERRLQREPLAYITGRREFFGLDFTVDHRVLVPRQETETLVELALDIARGPYRGSCAIADVGTGSGAIAVSLAANLPKAALYAIDISKDALEVAAANARRHGVEGRVHFLHGDLLTPLVTPVDIIVANLPYIAHGEAGSLQPEVRLFEPPQALFAEGDGLETVARLLSQTFALAQRPRWLVLELGEGQAERAAAIAKGYFPTATVTAYRDLGGMERGLIIGL